TAAAATAATCGTTTTTCCGCCGTATTTTTCATAGAAATCATGGGCACGGCGCAGATGCTTTTTATTAAAAAGCCAGCTATCGGGACGGGTAAATACTTTTGGCCCCAACCATTTGCCGATTTCATAATTGACCGTATCTCCAAGCACGGCGGCGGCAAACATTACCGGTATCAGAATCCATAAATCGATGGGACTGCCCGGCCGCGAGGCCAAAGCTCCCGCCGCAAATAACAGGGAATCTCCGGGTAAAAACGGAGTAACTACTAATCCTGTTTCACAAAAAATGATGCAAAATAATAGCACGTACAGCCACGGCCCCAATGTGCCGGCCAATGCGTTTAGATACACATCTAAGTGTAGGAAGATATAGAAAATTTGCGATAAAAATTCCATGTATATATTGTAGCAAAGACGCTATATCAAAAAAATAGTCAAAATTTTCAGAGTTCCCCACACACCGTTATTTCACGCAGAAACTCTGTGAGGGTCTGCTTTTGTTGTTTCTTGTTTGTTCGTTTTCTCGTCGAGAAATAAAAAAGGCTTGACTTGTTTTTTTTTTTTGCTACGATTTCTTAGAACGCCGCTGTTTTCAAGGCACTTGCTTGTGAAACGTTGCATTACGGGCGTTTTAAGATGATTAAACAGGAGAATAAAAATGTCAAGGAAAGCCTTTACTTTAATTGAATTACTAATCGTAGTTCTGATTATCGGAGTGTTAAGTGCTATTGCTATCCCGATGTATCAAGGAGCAGTAGATAAAAGTCATTGGAGTACCATGCTCCCCGGAGCCAAAGCGATAAAAGACGCGGAAGAAGCATTTAAGATGTCCAATGACGGATATACCAGTGAAATGGGAAATCTTGATGTGACTATGGAAAATAGTGATTTAACATTTAATTTAATCACCCCCAATAACACCTCTGACCCTAATGTAATCAGAGTAACGAATAGCAAACTAGCCAATGTCAGACTAGCCAGTTACTTAAATGACAATCCAAAATTTGCCGGACAACTACATTGTGAAGCAGTCACCGGAGACGAAAGAGCAAACCGACTTTGCGGTGGTTTGTTACAAGGACAAGAATTAACTTCGGCTGATGGTTATACGGGTTATTTGTTAGACCAATCTATTGATAAAGCCACCTGTGATAATGCCAGTCGCTCTTGGAGCACAAGTAAAACAAAATGTTATAAAGATACTGCCACTCGTTGTACAGATTTAGGTATGGGTGTAATTGCCAGTATGGATGATCAGTGCGGATATGAAAATGGCGTTAGTGGACAGGTAGTTGGTGCAGAAGGAATTTGTATAGCTACGGGTGGCAATTCTTGTAACGGCGTTATTGTAAAAGATGGTGGAAAATGCCAAGGACAAGGAGCCGAGTGGGCGTGTCGGGGAGCACACATACAAGAGGGAGGTGTTTGCATTGGATGCAGAAATCCTATTATAGAAGAAGGCGGGGTGCTCTATCATTCCAATGGTGGGGCACGCATTCAACAAGGTGGCGCGTGTGTGGCGACCAAGGACACGACTACTGGTGATCCCTGTAGAGATTCTGCGGTAAACGGAGGAGCCGTCATTTGTAATACGGCTCAAAAAAACTATTGCGGTTATGGTGCAACTTTTGATAATGGCGGAATTTGTGTAGCCAATGGACTTGGCAATGCTTGTTGGGGTGCAACACTTACAAATAATAGTATTTGTTATGCAAATGTAGCGAATAGTACATGTGACACGTCTCAGTACGCCCACGTCTCTTATGATGAAACCTCTTGTTGTTGCGGAGACTACTGCGGAGCTTCTCGTCAGTGTTCGTCTGCACGCTGTGCAGAGGCTATTGCTCCATATCAAAAGTATTTAGACGAATAAATATTGTTCTCTATAAAAAACCCCCGCTCAGTAGTTTAGAGCGGGGGTTTTTTCTATTTCACTTCCAATTGATTGGTTGCGGTGTGTGCGGCAAATTCCGGCGCATACATGGATTGTATCTGCGCGGGCAGTGCGTGGTAAACACCGGGCAGCGTAGGCCGTAAAGTATAGCGCAAGGTGTAAGTACCCGCCGGAACGCGGTCGATGAAGAAATTAGTCGCTCCGTCGCGTACTTCTCGGTAGAAACTCAAGGTATTCCACGTCCAGCCGCTTGTCAAATCCGTATTTTCAAATCCGGCCGGTTTGGGATCGGCCAGCAGGACATAGTCAAACGCAGAGGAAGCGGTAACAGTCAGTTCCACTTCTACTTCACTGCCGACCGGGATTTGCTCCTGCGGTTGCAAGGCGCGTACTTTTTCCCGTCCGTCTTCCTGATATTTAAGCAGGTAGCGGCGTTGTACATTTATGACCCCTTCGGGCGAAGCGTTTGCTTGAGCAGTGGTGTACACTGCATCTAATGTGACAAAAGAGGTCAAACCGCCTTGTTTGCTGGCTTGGGCTGTATAATCTTTTTCAGAAATATCCGGGGCGGTTTTGGTCCAAGTAAGCGGTCCGCTCCAATCAAACGGTTCCACGCGAATGGATTTTTTCTGTCCATCCCATTGCAAGGAATATTCCGCCGGATCATTAAGTAGGCCGCGGCGTTGCATGTAATCAAGCAACGTGTAAATGGCTTCTGCGGTAGAGGCACTATCGCGCCAGGCCTGTGCCTTGCGGTTAAACAAAATCCATTTTACCAGTCCGGCCGCCTGCTCATCGTTTGGACGTATTTCTAACAAGGTGCGCAGGGTTGCCGTTTGAGTAGCCAAGGTGTCATTATACCATAGCCAGCTTTGCGCTTCCGGCGCAAAATACGAACCGGTAACAGGATTGGTTTGAACACGGGAAAGCACTAAATCTAAATACTCATTGGCTTTCGTTTTATTGCCTAACCGGTAATAAGCCGCGGCGGCGTAGGTTTGCCCCAGTGGGGTCATATAACGGCTATGTTTATCTGCATAAGTAAGCCACTTTTGTATGGGGGCTTGCTTGATAGATTTCCACGTCTGTGGGAAGGCAGTATATACGTAGGCTGCATATAAAGCATACGATACCGTAGAAGCATGAGGCGTGCTCTGCGTCAAATTATTTTCAATACGAGAGGACATCCACGCCAATGCCTTTTCGGCGCTAGTGCGATTTACTTCTCCTCCGTAGCGTAAAATTTGTCCGTAGGCCGCCAGTATTTTAAGCGTAATAAATTCGCTGGCCTGTCCGTCAGGCATCCAAGAGAAACCGCCTGCTTGGGTTTGGTAGGCTGATAGCTTTTGCTCTAAGCGTTTTTTGGCGGTTTCTACCGAGGACGGATCAAATAAATCTGCCAAGAATGCCTCTGATTGCACACCTCCTTTGAAAGTTTGTAACCACGGAGTTTGGCTCAGCAGTAACAAACGGGAAGGATCTTGTTCTTCCCATGCCGGTAGCTGGGTGTTTCGTTTGGGCAGTTGTCCTACGGCCTGTTGCAGTAACGGATAGGCCGTGTAAAAGGCTTGCACAACCGCCAACGGAGCATAACTGTTCACTAGGCTTAGCGCATCTTTGTAAGCAGGTTGTAACAGTTGGGGCATGGCATTGAGTACACTGCGTAGTAAACTGGGATCCAAACGCAAGGTTACTGAGGAAACGTCGCGCGTGTCATCGGGTTGGAGCAGGTTTTCCAAACGCAAAGTTTGCGGCTTATCCTCCAAGGCGGCCGTGACACTGTCTACCACGCGTGACATCGCGGGCAACAAAGGCAAGGTGCGGCTTTCGGCATCGGTGTAATTACCGCTTCGCACCGTAGCCGTAATTTGCGCCATACCCACTCCCTTCGGTACCGACACTTTCCACGTAACAGCTTGGGTGGCTCCCGCCGGTACGGAAATCGTTTGCGTGGCCTTTTCAATTCCAAAAGCGGCCGCGGCCGAGGTTCCGTCTTTCACGAGATCTAAAGTGATTTCGGCTGTGCGTTTCTTGGCAGTTGTATTGGTGACTTGTGCTACCAAAGTGCTTTGGTCTTTTCCACGCCAGAAACGAGGCAGAGACAAGCGGATCATTACATCTTTTCGGCTGACCGTTTGGGCTTGATACGATCCTATCTCTACACGCGGAGTGAATGCAAAGGCTTGTATATTCCATGCAGTCAAACTTTGCGGGAAAGTAAAAGAAACTATTGCTTTGCCGGCGGTGATGGGCAACATGGAATTAAAATAAGCCGTTTCCGCAAAATCGGTACGAGGAGTAGGCGTGTTACCAGCGGAAGCGCCCATAGCACGTTCAGATTCGGCAACGGCCCCGGCAGATTCTTCCTTCATATCGTTTACTGCCATATCCATAGCGGGGGCTGCTTTAGCCATTAACATCATGGGAGCGGCGGCTCCTCTTGTAGCGAACATACGTTTGCTTTGATAAGAGTGGTAATAGGCCTGCAAGTTTAACCGAGGCGGTCGGGGTGATTCTAAGGGATCGTACACTTGGCGGCCCGTGTAATGTTGTTGGGCATAGGTTTGGAAACGGCTATCTGAAAAATTAGCCCGTAGCGAAGCGGACGGATATAGTTTTTCCATGGATAATAACGGAGAAATAGCGGCATAATAATCCAGTGATTTGTCATAGACCCGCAGAGAAGCCTGTCCGTTAATGGGATTGGAAGCGGCGTCTTTAGCGGTTAATTTCCAAGATACTCGTTCTCCCGGTTGTACGTGGTCGGGCACATTTATGGTTAAAGACAGCGCTTGATTATCATGCGGAACTTGCACAAAAGTTTGTCCTTGATACATCTGATAATCGCTTGCTCCAAACCAACGAACATAAACGCCGCCACGCCAAGTAGGCAGAATGGGTAATTGATAAATTTCCGCACCGTCTGCTAAGCGTTCTTGTTTGGCAAGGAATTGTCCGTCATCGTATATTTCCAGTTGTTTTACTCCGTGTAAATCTTGCGCGCCTAATAAGATTTTAGCCACAGAGCCCGGATAGTAACTCTTTTCTTGCACAATCGCTACTGCCGGCAAAGCCAAAGAAGATTTGGGGGCGGCTACCACAAAAACCAATTCCGCCGTCTCTGCATTTTTAGCGCTTAATTTGATTTTATAAATACCTTCCGGTAAACTGGGCAAGTTTAACATGACAGGTTCTGATTTTTCAACCGTAACGGTGTGCGTTGACACTAAGCGCAATTCTTTGTTTTTACCATACCAGTTTTCTAACGAATTTTCCTGTCGGAAAGTGGCGGTCGGTTTCTCAGCGGAGAACACATTTTCCAACTCTATAATTTCTGCGGTAAATTTACCGGAAATAGGTTGATTGTTAATATCGGTCAGTTCTATTTCGGCTAAACTTCCGGCAGTATGTTGCTCATAAAAACCTTTTGTAAAAGAGGCCTTAAAAAATACGGTGTGTTGACTGGCTTTGTAATCGGCTGTCGTGTCAATAGCGCGGCCGGAGGCATCTCTTACGGATGCTTCTACGTGAAAAGTAGTCGGCCAAGAGGTATCTTTTCCGGCGGTGGGAACGAATGAAATTGTAAAGTTACCGTCAGAATCGGTGGTTGTTTCTCCGTGGGCAATAATTTCCGGTTGTTGAGCCGGCATCGGACGCCACCACCAACAGAAAGGACGAAAATACTGACGGGTTACTTTGTATTGTACCGGAGCTTTGACAAGCGGACTACCTACATAATAAGCCGCTTTGCCGGTAATATGAGCGGTTTTGCCATACTGCAAGGTGGCTGCTTGAGAAAGTGAAACTTCATATTCAGGACGTTTATACTCTTCTACCGCTATGTCATAATAGGCATTTGCTGTGCGGCCGTCATATTTGTAGGTGGCTTGTGCTTGATAAGAACCTAGCAATCCTTCTTGCGGCAAGGTAAAAGAAAGTTGGGCCGTACCGTAGGCATTGAGGGAGACCGTTTTGTCCAGTATGGACTGACCGTTAACGTCACGCACCCGTATTTGTACTTTTGTATGATCCGGCAGAGTTTTTAAGCCGCGTCCGGCTTCTTCTAGTCCATAAACAGCTAGTGTTACGTTTTGGCCCGGACGGTATACAGCTCGGTCACTTTCTAAGTATAAGCGTACGGGTTGAGGATTGGAAAAGTAAAAATAAACTGAATTAGTTAAAAACGCAGTACTACCCTGAGTTTCTGCTTTGGGTAAGATAAAGGACGAACGATCATTGCCATTTACATGGATGGTTTGAGGCAAAGTCAGGACGCCTTTTTCGTCGGTTGTACCGTGGCTACGGTTACCTTTCCAATCTGTAATGTAGGTAACGGCGGCATTGGGTTGCGGTTGGCCGCTTTGCAAATTCCAAGTATATATACGAAAAACGGACGGAGTGTAAGTCTGGGCTTGACGGGTATGATACTTAGCAGGGTCATCCTCAATAGCGGCTGTGACAAAAAGAGCCAATTCCGTATTGTTTAAGACTACCGCCTTCACAGGGGCTGTTTGAGGATTAAAAGTTTCATCATAGGATAAAACGGCTATATAGAACCCACGAGCTTCAAGGGGAGGAAGTTCCCAGACTTGCTTGGCAAAAGCGTGTGGCTTTTCGTAGGCAATGGATTTACTCAAATGAGAAAGCGGCGTGCGTGTAAGTAACTGGGGAATTTGGTCGCTTTGAATTTGAGTTAAATAACGCCAAGAAGTAGGAGTTTTTTCTTTGTTCCATTTTTGTAATTCTTCTTGTGTAACGGCATATAAACGCAAATATACGGTGGAGATATTGCGAGCAGAGAAAGATAAGCGAGTGTGTTGCGGGTCTTGGCTAAAAGCGGGGCTTTCTATGTCTAAAACCGGTTGGCGGATTTCTTGGGCTAACTGTTTGCATGACTGGCTGTAATAGTTGCTTGCTAAGGTTTGGGCAGTCCAGTCGCATAGTTGGACGGCTTGGATGTATTGTTGGTCTTGATTTAACAAACGGGCTGCTTTTAAGGCGGCGTAGGCTTGGCCGTAATCGGCCTTGCTGGTGCCCAGCGAGTGTATCCAACGACCTAATTTGTTCCAGATACCGGTTTGTTGGGTATATCCGCTTAAGGTTTGCAAAATTTCTATTGCTTTTTGGCGGGCTTTTTCTTGATTATCAAATGTGAAAAAGGAAGGGTAATCAAACGGCAGGGTAACACGGTCTGTTTGCCAAATCAAGCGGGCATCGGCACGATTTTTCCCTTCTAATTGGGCCGCTTCCGCCAGTAAATACTGTAACTTTTGTATGTCTTGTTTGGAAGAAGGAGCGGGCACTCTGTCCCACGAAAGCATATCTTCTGCCCGAAGGGGGGAGACGGCCTCATTTTCTAGTTGGTTTTTCCATTGTAACAGTACAAAGTCAAACAAAGTCGGAATGGCTTTTGTGTCAGTATCTTGCAGTTCTAAAATGAGCGTTTCTTTTTCAATAGGAGCTTCAATCAATTGTTTGCGTAAGGTCCATAATTGTTCAAAACTTTCATTAATTTTGTCTTGCCATTGGGCGGCACTAAGTTGCTCCAAATCCCCTTCGTCTTCGTCGGATGCGGAAAGGCCGAAACGATAGGTGTTTTGTACCCGTTGAGCTGTCTGGATGCGGTATAGCAACAGGCGCGCTTGCCACAAAGGCTGACTGGACAACTCAAACCCAAAGGCACTTTGAGCCGCCTGCATATATTTGCCAAGCATGTATTGGCAACCGACAATGCGTAATTGGACTTGATATAAAGTATCTTGCTTGGCTTGCGGCAATAAGGTTTGATACGTTTTTAAGGCCTCGCTAAAGCGGCCGTCGGCGTAATCTTTTTCGGCCTGCGCTAAAGTTTGGGCGGCCAAAGAAAGAGAGATAAAACAAGCTAACGACAAAAGAATTTTTTTCATGATTTCTCCGTGTTATATAGAAAATCTCTTTGCGCAAAGCGTCAAAGAGATTTTTTAGTTTTTCAAAAGCGCACTTACATTTTTTCGGGGGCGCTGACTCCTAAAAATTCTAATCCTTTCCGGATTCGTTCGGCCACTCGCTGGCAAATCAGCAAGCGGGAGCGTGTAAGCGGTAAATTGTTTTCATCGAGCACGCGGCAATTATCGTAGAACGAGTGGAACAAGCCCGCTAATTCCATCAGATACGTCGGCAAATGATGCGGGCTCATATCTCGCAAACAGGCCCGTAATACCGGCTTAAACCATATTAATTTAAGTAGTAAAGTGCGTTCTGCTGCGGAAAGTGGCATCACAATTTCGCCCGGTTCCCATCCTTTTTGGGCGGCTGCGGCAAAAATGGAATGGATGCGCGCGTGCACATATTGCACATAGTAGACCGGATTTTCATTGGATTGTTTTTTAGCCAGTTGAATATCAAAGGTCATTTGTGCATTGGGTGTGCGACTGGAGAAGAAAAAGCGGCAAGCATCGGTGCCTACTTCATCGACTAATTCCCGCAAGGTAATAAATTTACCGGCCCGTTTGGACATTTTCACTTGTTCACCGTTATCTAACAAGTGCACTAACTGGTGAATAATGGGGGTAAAAGATTTCTCTTCTTTGCCCAAAGCATGCACGGCGGCTTTCATGCGCGGCACATAACCGTGATGATCGGCCCCTAAAATATCAATCAGTTGGTCATAGCCACGGTCAAATTTGTTTTTATGATAAGCAATATCTGCCAAAAAATAAGTGGGGCGTCCATCGGTGCGTACCAAGACGCGGTCTTTGTCGTCTTTGGCTTCTTTATCTTGGGTGGAACCAAACCACACGGCATCGTCTTTTTTATACGCATAACCGTTATCTTCCAATGATTTTAATGCTTTTTGTACGGCTCCGGCCTGATGTAATTCGGACTCGCGGAACCAGCGCGTAAATTGCACGCGGAAAGCATTCATATCATCTTGTTGGGTTTTGATTAAATACTCCATGGCCCAACGTCCATAATCTTCTTCTTTCAAATCTTTCGGAGCCACTTTGGCCATATCAATCAGATAGGAACCATGATATCCGTTTTCCGGCGGTTCTTGCCCGTTGATGCGAGCTTTAAGAGAGGCCGCCAGCATTTGAGCTTGGTTGCCGGCATCATTAACATAGTACTCGCTATCGCACGAATAACCTAGAGCACGATAAATGCGCACCAAACTGTCGCCCAATGCCGCTCCGCGCCCAGACGCCATATGCAAAGGGCCGGTCGGGTTAGCAGAGACAAACTCAATTAAAATTTTATGCTTGGAGCCGTACGGAGAATCGGCCTCTTTAATGCGGCGGTCTAACGCCGCTAAGGTTAAAAATTTATCTTCTAAGCGGATATTGATAAAACCGGGCGCGGCGGCGGTAGCGCTGTCAATACCGTTCACTTCCTGCAGTAATGTAGCCGCCGTTTTGGCAATTTCCAAAGGGTTTTTGTGTAATACTTTGGCGGCGGACATAGCCCAGTTCAACGACAAATCTGCACCGGTATGTTCCGGCGCGGGGGAAAATTCAACTTCAGGTAAGGTGGCCCCTTGAAAAGCAGGAGCACTGGAAAGTTTGATTTCAATATCTTTTTTCAAATGGGTAAACATTTATTTCTTTTCCTTTTTGGTGGTTTTTTTAGCCGTAGTTTTCTTAGCCGGTTTTTTGACGGTTTTGGAGGTGGCTTTCTTAACCGCCGCTTTTTTTGTAGAGGTTTTTTTAGTAACAGTTTTTTTAGTGGTTGCGGTTTTTTTAACGGTTTTAGGTTTGTGATAGTTCACTTCTTTACCAAAACTAAAAATTTTATCTAAGGCGTAAAAATCGCGCGCTTCTGCCGTCATAATATGTACTAAAAAAGACCCATAGTCCGATACGCGCCACATCATGCTGTCTGCGCCATCTCGGTTTGATTTATAAATCCCGATTTTCTTAAGTTGAGTGCTGATTTCTTCTTCCACTGCTTCCAAGTGAGGTTTGGATGTCACGGTAGCCAGGATGATATAGTCACACAAAGAGGATAATCCTTGCAAATCTATGACTTTGATATTTTCCGCTTTTTTTTCATCGGCATAACGGGCAGCCAGTATAGCAATGTCCTTATTCTTCATAAAGCACCTCAACAATAGTATATCTTTAGAATAGCATTTTTCGATAGCTTTTTCTATACAATTTACAGCCAAGGGCCACAATTTTATATACTAAGACTATGTTATCTATAGTACCTACCCCGTTGGGGAATTTGCAAGATATCACCTTGCGCGCATTAGACACACTGAAAAATGCCGATTTTGTGTTGTGCGAAGATACGCGCCGTACGCAAATTTTGCTGACCCATTTTGGGATTTCTAAACCTACTGTCCGTTATAATGAAAATGACGAATCGTCCGTGCGGCGTTGCGTGGAACTGGTGCGCCAAGGCAAAAATTGCGCGTTGGTGTCTGATTGTGGCACGCCGTGTATTTCCGATCCGGGGTGGAAACTGGTGCGCAGAGCGGCGCAGGAAGGATTGCCCATTACCTCGCTACCGGGGCCCAGTGCGGCGGCTTGCGCGTTGGCCGGGGCCGGTTTTACGGGG
This DNA window, taken from Elusimicrobiaceae bacterium, encodes the following:
- a CDS encoding arginine--tRNA ligase — encoded protein: MFTHLKKDIEIKLSSAPAFQGATLPEVEFSPAPEHTGADLSLNWAMSAAKVLHKNPLEIAKTAATLLQEVNGIDSATAAAPGFINIRLEDKFLTLAALDRRIKEADSPYGSKHKILIEFVSANPTGPLHMASGRGAALGDSLVRIYRALGYSCDSEYYVNDAGNQAQMLAASLKARINGQEPPENGYHGSYLIDMAKVAPKDLKEEDYGRWAMEYLIKTQQDDMNAFRVQFTRWFRESELHQAGAVQKALKSLEDNGYAYKKDDAVWFGSTQDKEAKDDKDRVLVRTDGRPTYFLADIAYHKNKFDRGYDQLIDILGADHHGYVPRMKAAVHALGKEEKSFTPIIHQLVHLLDNGEQVKMSKRAGKFITLRELVDEVGTDACRFFFSSRTPNAQMTFDIQLAKKQSNENPVYYVQYVHARIHSIFAAAAQKGWEPGEIVMPLSAAERTLLLKLIWFKPVLRACLRDMSPHHLPTYLMELAGLFHSFYDNCRVLDENNLPLTRSRLLICQRVAERIRKGLEFLGVSAPEKM
- the rsfS gene encoding ribosome silencing factor produces the protein MKNKDIAILAARYADEKKAENIKVIDLQGLSSLCDYIILATVTSKPHLEAVEEEISTQLKKIGIYKSNRDGADSMMWRVSDYGSFLVHIMTAEARDFYALDKIFSFGKEVNYHKPKTVKKTATTKKTVTKKTSTKKAAVKKATSKTVKKPAKKTTAKKTTKKEKK
- the rsmI gene encoding 16S rRNA (cytidine(1402)-2'-O)-methyltransferase, which encodes MLSIVPTPLGNLQDITLRALDTLKNADFVLCEDTRRTQILLTHFGISKPTVRYNENDESSVRRCVELVRQGKNCALVSDCGTPCISDPGWKLVRRAAQEGLPITSLPGPSAAACALAGAGFTGGAFTFLGFLPRKPGKAAKLLSAAYAQKHPVIVYESPFRVIKLLELITATLGETTPVVAAREISKVYEEWLRGTASEVAENLRRRKKVQGEFVVVIGLPETQETPHDEDLSY
- a CDS encoding pilin produces the protein MSRKAFTLIELLIVVLIIGVLSAIAIPMYQGAVDKSHWSTMLPGAKAIKDAEEAFKMSNDGYTSEMGNLDVTMENSDLTFNLITPNNTSDPNVIRVTNSKLANVRLASYLNDNPKFAGQLHCEAVTGDERANRLCGGLLQGQELTSADGYTGYLLDQSIDKATCDNASRSWSTSKTKCYKDTATRCTDLGMGVIASMDDQCGYENGVSGQVVGAEGICIATGGNSCNGVIVKDGGKCQGQGAEWACRGAHIQEGGVCIGCRNPIIEEGGVLYHSNGGARIQQGGACVATKDTTTGDPCRDSAVNGGAVICNTAQKNYCGYGATFDNGGICVANGLGNACWGATLTNNSICYANVANSTCDTSQYAHVSYDETSCCCGDYCGASRQCSSARCAEAIAPYQKYLDE
- a CDS encoding DedA family protein translates to MEFLSQIFYIFLHLDVYLNALAGTLGPWLYVLLFCIIFCETGLVVTPFLPGDSLLFAAGALASRPGSPIDLWILIPVMFAAAVLGDTVNYEIGKWLGPKVFTRPDSWLFNKKHLRRAHDFYEKYGGKTIILARFIPIIRTFAPFVAGIGKMTYLRFISYNLIGAALWVALFAGGGYWFADLPVIKQHFHFVIVGIIVISVLPAVYEIWAAKRKQ